GTGCTGCGCCACGAACTGGTCGAACTCCACAGGCGCATCGGCACCACCAGCCTCTATGTCACCCACGATCAGGCCGAAGCGATGGCGATGTCGGACCGCATCGTCGTCATGAACGAAGGCCGGGTGGTGGAGATTGGCACGCCGCTTGATCTCTACCGCTCGCCGAAGCATGCCTTTACCGCAGGCTTCCTCGGCCAGACCAACATCATCGCCGTCGATGCCGATGGCAGACATGCGCGGCTTCCCTGGGGGCAGTCGGTGTTGCTCGATTCCGCGTTCGCGGGCGCCGCCCAGATTTCCGTGCGACCGGAAAATATCGAAATCATTGTCGACGCAGAGGGACCCGGCACTGTCACCTCCCTCTCCTTCCTGGGTGCCAGCGCGCTCTACACCATCTCGATCGCCGGCCATGTGATCAAGGTCAGCAAGGCTGGTGCCGACAATCTGATCGAGGTCGGCAGCAGCGTCGCGCTCGATCTTCCCGACGTCGCCCATCGTCTCGACGACCGGCCAGCAAGGGAAGCGGCATGATGGGCGTTCTTCTTCGAGACCGGCGCTTTTTCGTGCCGCTGTTGCTAGCGCCGGGCGTTGGCTATTTGCTGCTGTTCTTTGGCGGGCCGCTGTTTTCTACCTTTGTTGGCAGCTTTCTCAATGACGACGGCGCTTTGACATTGCAGTGGTACGTGCGGATATTTACGAGGCCATCCATGCTGCGCGGCCTCAAGACCTCGATCTATTACGGCGTCGCGCCCGTTATCGTTTCCATTCTCGTGTCGGTGCCACTCGCCCTTTTGATCCGCAGGAGCTTTCTCGGACGCAAGCTTTTCAGCGGCCTGTACAAACTTCCCATGGCGGTGCCCGGCATTATTGTCGGGCTGATGGTCATCGTGATGTTCGAACGCGGCGGATTTGTCGCTCGTGTGATCGCACCTTTCGGCCTCGCCCTTCCTAAGCTGGTGCGCGACGACTGGGGTGTTGGCGTCATTCTGGCCAGTGTCTGGAAACAGATTCCGTTCATGACCTTGATCATCACCAGCGCGTTCGCGGCCATTCCCGACGACATCCGCTTTGCATCGCGAACCCTCGGCGCATCGCAGATCAAGACGTTCCTGTTTATCGAGGTGCCGCTTGCCATGCCTGGCATCACAGCTGCAATACTTCTGACCTTCATCGGCTCGATGGGCTCATATGCGATTCCCGATATCGTCGGTCCGCCCGTCGCCCGGCCATTGTCGGTGCTGATGGTCAACGAGTTCAAGCAGGGACGCTTCCCGCAGGTCTATGCGATGGGCATGTTGCTGAGCCTCTTCGCGGTTCTGGTCCTGATGGCCTATTACGCGCTGACCGACCGTATCGGTGCCGGAAATGCGAAGGGAGTCCAGCAATGACGCTCTCCATTGCCGCCGCAGCACCACCGCGCCGTCGCCGCTACTTCACGGCGGAAGATCGTCTCCCGGTGGCGATCGGCCTATACGGCGTCCTTTTTCTTGCCATTGCGCTCCCGCTGGCACTGATGTTCCTCTGGAGCGTTGCGGATGGGTGGCAGCCGCCGCTTGTCGTGCCGCAGAACTATACCGCAAGCCGCTGGGCGGTCATATTGTCTGATCCGGGCCTCCTGCGAGCAGCCTTCAACAGCATCCTGATTGCCGTGGTCGTAACATCGGCAACGGCCGTCATAGCGCTCCCCACGGCTTGGGCAATGGCCCGCTTTCCATTCCGCCTCAAGCGGGTGGTGGAGGTCTTCATTCTTGCGCCGATCATCATTCCCGGCCTCGTCGTGGCGATCGGCATCGGGAAGCTATTTATGACGCTCGGGCTCGCTTACTCTATCTTGGGCGTGGTCCTCGTGCAGATCGTCGGCACCTTGCCGCTGATGATCCGGCTGATGACCGCAACGCTCGAAACCATCCCGGACGACATGATCCATGCCGCACGCTCGCTTGGCGCGGGCACTGCCGGCATCGTTGCCCACATCATACTGCCGCTTGCCGTGCCCGGGCTTCTCGCCGGTGGACTGATGTCGTTCATCGGTAGTTTCGAGGAATTCGACAAGTCCTTCATCGTCGGCGCACCCGTCGTCGAGACGCTGCCGATCAAGCTCTACATGTATCTCGATCCCTATTCGATACAGCTCCCGCTGGCCTCGATCATCTCTTTCATCCTCCTCCTTCCCGCGCTCATCGTCTTCATCATTGCCGGCCGCATCCTGCGCGACGACCTGATGGCAGCGGGCATGGGCAAGATCTGATGCGTCCAACCTTTCGAAAGTCGAAGACCATGCAACACGCGCCTGCCACTGACCGTATTCCTGCTTTCAACGGCGACATCCTCGAGATGACGACGCGCGACAACCCCGCGATGCTCACCATCGCGCATCGCGGCGTTTGGAAGACGACGGCGGAAAACTCGCTTGCCTCCATTCGTGCTGCAATAGCGCTTGGTGTCGAGATGGTGGAAATCGACACCCAATCGACCGCCGACGGTGTGCTTGTGGTCATTCATGACGAAACTCTCGATCGAACGACGACGGCAACGGGGAAAGTCGGCGACATCCCGTTTTCATCCGTGCGGCGCGCCATGCTGCGCGCCGGTGCCGGTGGAGCGCATGCTGCCGCCACCGACGAGTGCGTGCCCACCCTTGCAGAAATGCTCGAAGAAGCGCGCGGACGCGTTGCCATCAACATCGATACGAAGTTCATCCATGATCTGCCGCTAGTCATGAATACGGTGCTCAGGCTCGGAATGGAGAGACAGGTGCTGGTGAAGACGGATATCGATCCGACGGCGGACCGTTTCGCGCTCATCGACCAGGACTGGTTCGGGCGTATACCGCATATGCCGATGTTCCAGGTGCGCCCGAACGGCAAATTTGCAGATGATCTTCGCCGTATCGAACCGCTTCGCGCGCCGATGATCGAAGTGAAGTTTTCGGACATCGCGGATCTCGCCGCAGGTCGCGAAGAACTGGAGCGCCAGAACATCCGGCTGTGGATCAACACGCTCGATGTCTCCCATTGCCTCGCCTACAACGACACACGGGCGCTAAGCGACCCAAGTCTGGTCTGGGGAGCTCTGAAAGAGGCCGGTGTCGGCGCAATCCAGACAGACGAAGTCGAGGCATTCAAGACTTGGTTGAAAAGCGATGCCACGCAAGGGCTCGCATGATGGCAATCGTGGACGGAGGCCTTGCTGGTACCTTGACCCTTGTGATCATGGCAACCGTTGTAAAGCACAGGCACCGCCACTTCGTCGCAACCGGCAATCTGATGGTTGCTGAAACAGTCCTTCTCGGTGAGTTGCCGCGCAAATGCTAAATGAGAAGAAAAAACGCCGAAGATGCGCGCAGCGATCGTCGCCCACGGACAAGCAATATGCTGCACTTTGCTTCAGACTTGTGCCCGGCTGGGAAGAGCCAGTACAGGTTCTGCTGATTACGAGCCGTAATTCTGGCCGCTGGATTATTCCGAAAGGCTGGGGCTTTGCCAAGAAAAAACCTCACGAGGTCGTCCAGCGTGAGGCATGGCACGAAGCCGGGGTACGAGGGCGCGTCCGCAAGAAGCCTTGCGGCTACTACACCTACAAGAAAAAGCTGAGTGAGGAGGAAAGCGTCCTGACCGTTGTTCAGGTCCATCTGCTCAACGTTCTCGAACTCGACAGCGAGTTCCCTCAAAAGGATGAACGGGAACTTCGCTGGTTCTCACCCGGCGCAGCCGCAGCAGTCGTCCACGAGCCCGATTTGAAATGCCTGATTTCAAGCGTGCGAGAGTTGGCAAACCATTTCATGTGCCCAAAGCCTGATACCTGGTAGTTTGTTGCACAACTTCGAGGTCCGCACCTGAATGCGACGCCCACATCTATACTGAGGGCAATGCGCGCGCGGCCCCTGCTTCTCGGTGACACTGACGCCCGGCTGGAAGCAGATCGCGGCTTTCACGCCAGCCCCGTCGTCGGCGGTCGCACGTTGCGGAAAACCAGCGCTTCTTCGACACCGTGAGGCAGGGAACCCGGAGAACGCCGAAAAAGCTGTTGGCGATCATATCGCGGACTTGATATCGGACGCCATCGGCGGCTTCCATGAACTTCGGTCAAATAACACCCAACAACAGAAAGACATCATGGCTGATATCACGATCCTCGACGGTGGAATGGGGCGCGAACTCGAGCGCATCGGCGCTCCCTTCCGTCAGCCTGAGTGGTCTGCGTTGGCGCTGATGGAGGCGCCTGAAATGGTCCGAGAGGTCCACGACGGCTATATCCGCGCGGGTGCCAAGGTCATCACCACCAACAGCTATGCCATCGTCCCCTTTCACATCGGCGAAGCGCGCTTTCGCGAGCGCGGTGTGGAGCTTGCCGCATTGGCGGGACGGCTGGCACGCGAGGCGGCGGACGGCAAAGATGTGAAGGTGGCAGGTTCGCTGCCGCCTGTCTTCGGCTCCTACCAGCCTGAGCTCTTCAACGCCGAACTGGCGGCCGACTATCTCGGCGTCCTCGTTCGCGGCATGTCTCCCTACGTGGATTTCTGGCTCGCGGAAACGCAAAGCAGCCTGGAAGAGGCCACCGCTGCCGCAGCTTCGGTTCGCGAGACAGGCAAGCCGCTCTGGCTCTCGTTCACGCTTCGTGACGACATTCCGTCCGAAGAGACGAGTGAACCGCAACTCCGGTCGCATCAGCCTGTCGCAGACGCCGCTCGCCTCGCCGCCGCGCTCGGAGCCGAGGCTCTGCTGTTCAATTGCTCGATGCCGGAAGTGATGGCTGCCGCACTCACGGCCGCGCGTGCCGCAGTGCCCTCGCTTGCCCTGGGCGTCTATGCAAACGCTTTTGGCTCTCAGGATGAAGACGGCGCGGCCAACGAGGTCATTTCTGCGGTCAGGACTGACCTCGACGCGCAATCTTACTGCCAATGGGGCAACCAATGGGTTGAAGCAGGCGCGACGATCATCGGCGGCTGCTGCGGCATAGGAACAGATCATATCCACCACCTGACTAATCATTTGGTCTGTGAAGCACCACGTTAGATCTAACGGTGGCTCTGACCGTAGGAGAAGTTGGAGCTGCATATTACAAAGTTTTGGGCCGGCTGTTGCTTCTCCAATCACGTCCATGAACTCCGCGCACAGCGAAATCAGTCAGGCGCTGATTGGGCAGAATATGGTTTGTTATTTCCATTTAGGGAAAGCGCCATAACTAGGTGGGTCCAGCATCGTAGGCGTGACTGGCTGGATGATCTGGAATATCCTTCCTGCTCGACGCGCGTCCAACCAGCGCCTGCACCACGCATCAGGAGATTTGTTTGCCGCACGATAACCAGAATGGGACTGCCAGCGAGGGTGCGCCTTCCCGGGAAATTTCAGAAGATGACAAGCGGGCGGTTTCGGAGCGGACGTCGGGATCGGCCAAGGTCGTCCACGAGGTGATCCGGCTGCAGGGCGACGAGGAACTCGCCCGGCCGATCGTCTCGCTGCTGTTCTCCGGTTTTGCGGCCGGCGTGGCGATCAGCATCTCGCCGCTGGCGGAAGCGTTCATTCGCTTGCGACTGCCGGACGCACCGTGGCGTGAACTGGTCGTTGCACTCGGCTACACCGTGGGCTTCGTCATCGTCATCCTCGGCAAGCTCCAGCTTTTCACGGAAACGACGGTGACTGCGGTCCTGCCGCTGGCCACGCACCCGACAGTTCGCAATCTCGGCCGACTGCTCCGGCTGTGGGCGGCGGTTTTCATTGCCAACATGGTGGGCACGTTCTTCGTGGCAGCCCTTGTCGCTTGGCAGATCATCGTCGGCCCCGAGCAATTGGCAGCGGCCCTGGATATCTCGAAAACTGCTCTACAGCATGATTTCGTGACGACGCTGCTCCTCGCTACCCCTGCCGGGTTCCTAGTGGCTTCGATCGCCTGGATCCTGCCCAATGCAAGGGGCAGCGAGTTCTGGGTAATCCTACTCATCACCTACGTCATTGCAATCGGCGGGTTCAGCCATGTCGTGGCAGGCTCGGGCGAGGCATGGCTGCTGTTCCTGAGCGGTCAGACGACGTTCGGTAATGCTGCCGGCGGTTTCATCCTGCCGGCGCTGATCGGCAACATCATCGGCGGTACAGGCCTCTTTGCGGTGGTGGCCCACGGCCAGGTTCGCGACGAAATCACGTAAGCGGTATCATCGGCGTGGACAGCGTGCGTGCCCCCTCGTGCCGGACCTATTGCAATCCGGCCGCGCGAAATTTCGATCCGCGTGCAGCATCAGCGCGCGGATCGCGTCGTGCCTATTTCCTCGCGAAGAAAAGTGCCTACATGCCCAGACTTCCAACGAGGAGGTTGATATGGCCGAAGTTGCGGCGCCCAGGGTAAATCGCTCCATTCTCCAGGAACTCATCGCCGGGCTGAGCGACGGCATCATCCTTGTCGATCCCGACGGCTCGATCGCCTGGGCCAATTTAGCGGCGTTGAAGATGCACCGGGTCGAGGTGGTGGAGGAACTTGGCGAGGATGCAAAGGGCTACCGCCGCAATTTCACGCTGCGGTACCGAAACAACCATCCCCTGGAAGAAGGACAATATCCGATCGAGCGCCTGCTCGCGGGCGAGACGGTCGACGACGTGACGGTGGAACTCTCGCCGTCTTCGGACCTCGACCTCGTCTGGGTGCATACCGTGCGCAGCCTGGCGATCTCGGATGGTGGCGACAAGCCGGATGTCCTCGTGCTGATCATGCGAGACGAGACACCACGCTTCGAAGCCGAGGAAAGGTTCGAGCGGGCGTTCAACGCCAACCCGGCGCCCGGCCTGATCTGCCGTCTCGACGATCACCGCTTCATCCGCGTCAACCAGGGCTTCCTGGAGATGACCGGCTTTGCCAAGGAAGATGTCGTCGGCAAGAGCGTCGAGGCCCTCGGTCTGTTTTCCAACTGCGAAACCGGCGAAGATGCATTGACGAAGCTGGACGAGGGCCGCGTCATTCGCCACCGCGAGGCCCTGGTGCCATTGCCCGATGGTGGCGACCGGCTGGTGATCGTCGCCGGAGAGCCGATTTCGGTGGTCGAAGAACCCTGCATGCTGTTCACCTTTGCCGATCTGGACGGTCGCAGAAAGGCTCAGAATGCGCTGCGGCAAAGCGAGGAGCGGTTCTCGAAATCCTTCCGGCTGTCGCCTGCGCCAGCGGCCATTTCCCGGCTCGACGACTTCGTCTTCATGGAGGCCAACGACGCCTTTCTGCAGATTTCCGGATATGCTGCCGGCGAGGTCGTCGGGCGGACGGCCGGCGAACTGCATCTCTGGGAGGACGTCGCCGCGCGCCGGACAATCGAGCAGAAGCTGCGCGACAATACCATCATTCGAAACGAGCCGATGCAGATGAAACAGAAGGCCGGGGGCGCCGCGGAATGTCTGGTCTCTGCCGAGCGGGTGGAAATCAACGACCAGCAATGCGTCATCTGGGCCCTGCAGGATGTGACGGAGCGACGGCGCAGCGAGGCCGAACTCGTCGAGGCCATCGAAAGCGTCATGGCGGATACGTCCTGGTTCAGCCGTTCGATCGTCGACCGTCTTGCCACCCTCAAGCACAGTTCGACCGGCCGCGCGCCGACGGCGCAACTGTTCGAGCTGAGTGACCGCGAGCGGGAGATCCTGGGGCTGATCTGCAGCGGCCACAGCGATCAGGAGATGGGAGAACGCCTGCACCTGTCGAAGAATACGATCCGAAACCACGTTGCCTCGCTCTACGCCAAGATCGGCGTCAACCGCCGGGCGGCAGCGGTCATCTGGGCAAGGGAACGGGGCTTTACGGGTTTGCCCGAGGGCCAGGGCAAATCTCCCAAGTCCAACGTTGCGATCCCAGCCAAAAAAAATACCAAATTGACGAAAAAAGGTCACTAGCTACTAGCGGGATTGGTATTTTCCAATCTGCAAGACGCCTGTTTCGAGCGCTATCTCCATTCGCATGACGCCGGCCATACCGGGGTCAGGATAAACTACACGAATGAAAGGATAGTACGATGGACAAGAACCGTATCGAAGGCGCCGCAAAGGAACTCAAGGGCACGATCAAGGAAACTGTTGGAAAGCTGACCGGCAACGAGCGGCTGGAAGCAGAAGGCAAGGTCGACAAGGCTGCAGGCGAAGTGCAAAGCACCGTTGGCAAGGGCAAGGACGCCGTCAAGGACGCGCTCAAGTAACCGACCGCCACTCCACCGAACCGAGACGATCATTTGGCTCGCCAGATCTGGCGAGCCGAAAATCCCATGGAGGCGAGTTCAAGATGATGTTTTTGCCCTACCCCGCCTTGGCCACCAGTGCATCCAGCGACTGCTCTACCCGGATCGCAATCGAGTGCCTGCTTGCCTATACCTTCGGCCACGAAGACTGCGAGATCGAAGTCGAGGTCTCGAACGGATGCGTCACCCTCAGCGGCCGTGCACATTCGGAGACTGCGGCAGCCAGAGCGGTCGAGGTTGCGGCTGAGTTCACGCACAAGGCGGTGCACAGCACCATCGAGATCGCCCCGGGCGAACCTGCGCCCTGAACACCGAATTCTCAGCAAACAACATGAAATCTCACAGCCTCGCTTCGTGCGGGTGCTGAACGAGATCTGAAAAGGATCAATTACATGAAGAAAGCATTCATCCTCGCCATGGCGGGCAGCCTTGCCCTGTGCTCCACAGCCTCGGCCACTAGCCCGCACCATCATCGCAAGCACCCGGCAAAGCAGGTTGTAACGCAACCGAAGGAACGTCTCGGCACCCTCTCCTGCGAAGTGGCAGGCGGCATCGGCTTGCTGATCGGCTCGAGCAAGGCAGTCACCTGCCAGTTCAAGCAGCGCACCGGCGAGGTCGAGCGCTACACCGGGACGATCGGCAAGCTCGGTCTCGATGTCGGCATCACCGGCAAGTCCTACCTCAGCTGGATTGTCGTCAATACGGCACCGACGAGCGTCGGACAGGGTAGCCTCGCCGGCACCTATGTCGGAGCTTCGGCAAGTGCTTCAGTCGGCCTTGGTCTCGGCGCCAATGCACTGGTCGGCGGCAACTCCAAGAACTTCGGCCTGCAGCCCCTCAGTGCGGAAGTCGGAACCGGCCTGAACGTCGCCGCCGGCGTCTCGCGACTGCAGCTGCGCCCTGCAAGATAGGGCCCCCTTGCCTTCACCAAATCCGAAAACAGGGCCTCGCGGCCCTGTTTTCCAATTCGATCATGTCACAGGTCCTCGCAACCGGCGCGATTTTGACCGTCGTCGGATTTTCCCCGCCGTACGAACGGCTTAACCCGCCGCAGGAAATTTAGGCGAGCCGTGCAAATTCCCGACCTCCGCTTTGAGCGTGGCAGTTGTCGTGGTCACTCAAAAGCGGTGAGCGGGTCGGGGCAAATTACAGGCGATGTTGTGCTGAGATCGGTCACAAAACTCGCGTCAATCTTGTAGAGCCGGGCAAAGGGTTTGTCGCCTATCAACTTCAGGCCGCCTGGAAGTGCATATCCCACATATTTGTCCGGCTGGTCTGCGTTCATGATAAGAACATAGTCAAAACGCTGTCGCCAATTAGACAGATACGGCGCCAGGACGGATTCTCTTTCGAGCCAAGAAGGGCAACTCAGTACGCCGGTCGATGATAAATTACCTTCTGGCACCGCAATGGAAGACCATGGCGGCAACACCATAAGAGGCTGCTTGCCGCGTGCTGTGAAGACTGCAGGAACAAAGGATTGTGCGAAGGGTATCGCCAATGTCGGGAGGTGCCGGAAGGTGTCTTCGCCCCAGGCATAGTGTCTCTGCCATGCGCCCAGGGGATCGGTGAGCACAAGATGAGCGAGAGGTAGAATGGCCGACCCCGGTGGGACTGATTCCAATACCGATATGACGTCGTTGGCGTCGTTTTCGCCTTGCCACCAATTGTAGCCTATCCATGCGGTGCGCCCGAAGACAACGAGGGTCAAGGCGAGCATTATGACACGTGCCTCGTGTCGCGCCAGTTTTGGCAGCGGACAGAACATCACCATGCCAGTGAGAGCGGCCATTATGGGAAAGCGCCAGCTTATCCAGCCGGTCCCCATCATGCTGCGGGGGGAAAGGCAGGCGATGATGGTGAGACCGAGTGCTGCTATCGCGAGCCCCATGTGCATCCTGAACCTGCCGGTGCGGGCAGCGTTCGTGCAGACCAGGACTACAGGGTTAAGCAGCATCACATCGACCACGGAGACATAAGTCCAAATCGCCGAGAACAGGTTCATCATCTGCCGGGTCGGCGTGGCGTTCCACATCGTCTCCAATCCCAGCGCCTTCCCAGGTAAGACCGGCGACCGCAGAAACAACAGAACCGGGAAAATCGTGCAAGCCAGGAAGGCAAGCGCTATCCGAATGGCCAATCTGCTCCAATTGGCCAATGAACGGCGCAGGTCTAGCCGGGGAGAGACTTCGAGGCCGCAGATCAGCGCAAGGTAGAACCCCAGTGAGAATAGATGCATTATCGTCAAAAGCAGGGAAGCCAGAAGCCGCCAGACGAATAACGCCCGTCTGTTCCTGACCTGTAAATGCAGATCGACCGATGCAAACAGCAATGCTAAGCCGAGGCCGATCTGGAAGTTGATGAAGCCGCCGATAAGCGTCGCGCACCATGCAAGGTAGAGCATTGCGATCTGCCAATAGTAAGATCCGCCGAACACCGTACGATGCAGTATTATGGCGCCTATTGGCGGGAGCACGACCGCTGCAAAGAGAATAGCGCGTGCCAGCACGTTGACACCGATCAGCGGTCCAAGATAGCGGGCCATAAGATCTATGCCGAGATTTGTGAAGGTGCCGTGCCAGTCGAGCGCATAGATTTGCGCGAGATGGACTTCCGTAATGCCGCCTGCGATCAGCCACATGCGTGTATAGTGGTTCGCATAATCGAGGAGCGGCGGAAACTTGAACGCCGTCACCATCAGTCCCACGATGCCGAGGAAGACGAAAATCGGGGTGTTAGTGTTCTGCAGGACCGAAACCGCGGTTCCTTTCGGTGCGGTTTCGCACTGTGCATCTGTGGGCATATCAACGACGAGGTCGACGGGCCTCATCGGACGGCCCTTGCCCTTGCATTCTCCGGCTGTTCGCCTCCATCCTGCAAGGCTGACGCGATTGCCCTGCGCTTTCCTGCGGCGTCTAAATCTGAGAAATCGCTGGTTAACGTCAGATCTCGTCCATTTTGCAGCAGGCTCTCGATCATGAACATCGGCCGTCGTTTGCTTTCCTGCACCAATCGCCCCAGATATTCGCCAATAATTCCGATGCATATCAATTGGATGGCGCTGAAGGCGGTGACGGCACACATGATACTGGACCAGCCAACGATCGTGTCACCAGAGAGCCACCGTGCGATCGAAAAGATGAGCAGCAAAAATGCAATGCCCGCAGTCGCAAGCCCGAGGATAGTACTGACACGCAGCGGAGTTGTCGAAAAACTCGTAACGGCGTCCAACGCAAAGCCAATCATTTTGCGCAGAGGATATTTGGTTTCGCCAGCAAAACGTGCGTCGCGTTCGTAGGGCAAGGCAACTTGTCGCCCGCCGATCCAGCTGACCATGCCTCGTATGAACCGATCACGCTCCGGCATAGCCAGCAGGATGTCGACAACCCGGCGGCGCATCAGCCGGAAGTCGCCCGTGTCGCGCGGTATCGTGACAGATGCCAGCCGGGAAAGAAGACGGTAAAAAAGCGAAGCCGAGGCACGCTTGAACCACGTTTCGCCCTGACGGTGACAACGCTGGCCGTAGACCACATCGGCGCCACGATCCATGATCGGCATCATCATCAACAATAGTTCCGGTGGATCCTGCAGGTCCGCATCGATCAAGAGGATACGCTCGCCGCG
This genomic interval from Rhizobium tumorigenes contains the following:
- a CDS encoding ABC transporter ATP-binding protein, producing the protein MSELEITDISKDYGLSRALHPVSINVERGEFVTILGPSGCGKSTLLRILTGITTQSGGEIRLAGRRIDTAPPEARDIAMVFQSYALFPHMSVAKNLGFGLRMKKVAPVERERRIAHALEICNLTGLVDRMPRQLSGGQQQRVALARAIVMQPGLLLFDEPLSNLDAKLREVLRHELVELHRRIGTTSLYVTHDQAEAMAMSDRIVVMNEGRVVEIGTPLDLYRSPKHAFTAGFLGQTNIIAVDADGRHARLPWGQSVLLDSAFAGAAQISVRPENIEIIVDAEGPGTVTSLSFLGASALYTISIAGHVIKVSKAGADNLIEVGSSVALDLPDVAHRLDDRPAREAA
- a CDS encoding ABC transporter permease encodes the protein MMGVLLRDRRFFVPLLLAPGVGYLLLFFGGPLFSTFVGSFLNDDGALTLQWYVRIFTRPSMLRGLKTSIYYGVAPVIVSILVSVPLALLIRRSFLGRKLFSGLYKLPMAVPGIIVGLMVIVMFERGGFVARVIAPFGLALPKLVRDDWGVGVILASVWKQIPFMTLIITSAFAAIPDDIRFASRTLGASQIKTFLFIEVPLAMPGITAAILLTFIGSMGSYAIPDIVGPPVARPLSVLMVNEFKQGRFPQVYAMGMLLSLFAVLVLMAYYALTDRIGAGNAKGVQQ
- a CDS encoding ABC transporter permease, with protein sequence MTLSIAAAAPPRRRRYFTAEDRLPVAIGLYGVLFLAIALPLALMFLWSVADGWQPPLVVPQNYTASRWAVILSDPGLLRAAFNSILIAVVVTSATAVIALPTAWAMARFPFRLKRVVEVFILAPIIIPGLVVAIGIGKLFMTLGLAYSILGVVLVQIVGTLPLMIRLMTATLETIPDDMIHAARSLGAGTAGIVAHIILPLAVPGLLAGGLMSFIGSFEEFDKSFIVGAPVVETLPIKLYMYLDPYSIQLPLASIISFILLLPALIVFIIAGRILRDDLMAAGMGKI
- a CDS encoding glycerophosphodiester phosphodiesterase family protein translates to MQHAPATDRIPAFNGDILEMTTRDNPAMLTIAHRGVWKTTAENSLASIRAAIALGVEMVEIDTQSTADGVLVVIHDETLDRTTTATGKVGDIPFSSVRRAMLRAGAGGAHAAATDECVPTLAEMLEEARGRVAINIDTKFIHDLPLVMNTVLRLGMERQVLVKTDIDPTADRFALIDQDWFGRIPHMPMFQVRPNGKFADDLRRIEPLRAPMIEVKFSDIADLAAGREELERQNIRLWINTLDVSHCLAYNDTRALSDPSLVWGALKEAGVGAIQTDEVEAFKTWLKSDATQGLA
- a CDS encoding NUDIX hydrolase; the encoded protein is MLNEKKKRRRCAQRSSPTDKQYAALCFRLVPGWEEPVQVLLITSRNSGRWIIPKGWGFAKKKPHEVVQREAWHEAGVRGRVRKKPCGYYTYKKKLSEEESVLTVVQVHLLNVLELDSEFPQKDERELRWFSPGAAAAVVHEPDLKCLISSVRELANHFMCPKPDTW
- a CDS encoding homocysteine S-methyltransferase family protein, with amino-acid sequence MADITILDGGMGRELERIGAPFRQPEWSALALMEAPEMVREVHDGYIRAGAKVITTNSYAIVPFHIGEARFRERGVELAALAGRLAREAADGKDVKVAGSLPPVFGSYQPELFNAELAADYLGVLVRGMSPYVDFWLAETQSSLEEATAAAASVRETGKPLWLSFTLRDDIPSEETSEPQLRSHQPVADAARLAAALGAEALLFNCSMPEVMAAALTAARAAVPSLALGVYANAFGSQDEDGAANEVISAVRTDLDAQSYCQWGNQWVEAGATIIGGCCGIGTDHIHHLTNHLVCEAPR
- a CDS encoding formate/nitrite transporter family protein, translated to MPHDNQNGTASEGAPSREISEDDKRAVSERTSGSAKVVHEVIRLQGDEELARPIVSLLFSGFAAGVAISISPLAEAFIRLRLPDAPWRELVVALGYTVGFVIVILGKLQLFTETTVTAVLPLATHPTVRNLGRLLRLWAAVFIANMVGTFFVAALVAWQIIVGPEQLAAALDISKTALQHDFVTTLLLATPAGFLVASIAWILPNARGSEFWVILLITYVIAIGGFSHVVAGSGEAWLLFLSGQTTFGNAAGGFILPALIGNIIGGTGLFAVVAHGQVRDEIT
- a CDS encoding helix-turn-helix transcriptional regulator, giving the protein MAEVAAPRVNRSILQELIAGLSDGIILVDPDGSIAWANLAALKMHRVEVVEELGEDAKGYRRNFTLRYRNNHPLEEGQYPIERLLAGETVDDVTVELSPSSDLDLVWVHTVRSLAISDGGDKPDVLVLIMRDETPRFEAEERFERAFNANPAPGLICRLDDHRFIRVNQGFLEMTGFAKEDVVGKSVEALGLFSNCETGEDALTKLDEGRVIRHREALVPLPDGGDRLVIVAGEPISVVEEPCMLFTFADLDGRRKAQNALRQSEERFSKSFRLSPAPAAISRLDDFVFMEANDAFLQISGYAAGEVVGRTAGELHLWEDVAARRTIEQKLRDNTIIRNEPMQMKQKAGGAAECLVSAERVEINDQQCVIWALQDVTERRRSEAELVEAIESVMADTSWFSRSIVDRLATLKHSSTGRAPTAQLFELSDREREILGLICSGHSDQEMGERLHLSKNTIRNHVASLYAKIGVNRRAAAVIWARERGFTGLPEGQGKSPKSNVAIPAKKNTKLTKKGH
- a CDS encoding CsbD family protein, with the translated sequence MDKNRIEGAAKELKGTIKETVGKLTGNERLEAEGKVDKAAGEVQSTVGKGKDAVKDALK
- a CDS encoding BON domain-containing protein translates to MMFLPYPALATSASSDCSTRIAIECLLAYTFGHEDCEIEVEVSNGCVTLSGRAHSETAAARAVEVAAEFTHKAVHSTIEIAPGEPAP
- a CDS encoding DUF992 domain-containing protein, yielding MKKAFILAMAGSLALCSTASATSPHHHRKHPAKQVVTQPKERLGTLSCEVAGGIGLLIGSSKAVTCQFKQRTGEVERYTGTIGKLGLDVGITGKSYLSWIVVNTAPTSVGQGSLAGTYVGASASASVGLGLGANALVGGNSKNFGLQPLSAEVGTGLNVAAGVSRLQLRPAR
- a CDS encoding glycosyltransferase family 2 protein, encoding MTNISPLILSIVAPCYNEQEGISEFCRRCVAAARSVAGEDFEIVLVDDGSSDETWNIIAAMTAHVPQILGVRLMRNHGHQLAATAGLAACRGERILLIDADLQDPPELLLMMMPIMDRGADVVYGQRCHRQGETWFKRASASLFYRLLSRLASVTIPRDTGDFRLMRRRVVDILLAMPERDRFIRGMVSWIGGRQVALPYERDARFAGETKYPLRKMIGFALDAVTSFSTTPLRVSTILGLATAGIAFLLLIFSIARWLSGDTIVGWSSIMCAVTAFSAIQLICIGIIGEYLGRLVQESKRRPMFMIESLLQNGRDLTLTSDFSDLDAAGKRRAIASALQDGGEQPENARARAVR